AACTACTTTAGAAGGTTTTGAAGAAGAGAGTAAAAAAATCAAAGATACTCTACAAAATGCACCATATTTTGAAAATTATGAAGATTTAAAAAATTATGTAGTTGAAAATACAAACTTAAAAGGTAAAAATCTATTTAAACCACTTAGATATATATTAACTGGTGTTGAAAATGGACCAAATTTAGCTGATATTTATCCATTTATTAAAAATTATATAGGAGAGATTGTAAGATGATAGATGCATTATTTAGCTCAATTTTAACTGTTTTTTTTAGTATTATTTTCCTTTATAAATGGGTTGTGATAATCTCTGCAATTTTAAGCTGGGTAAGACCTGACCCATATAATCCAATAGTTCAAATGCTTTATAGATTAACAGAGCCTGTTTATGCAAGAATAAGAAGAGTAATTCCAACAACTTTTGGTGGAATGGATTTAGCTCCACTTATTTTGATTTTTGCTCTTATATTCCTAGAGACATTTTTACAAAAAATTTTAATGTAAGTTGTTATGATAAAAAGTATTTTAAAACTTACTTTAATTTTTTCTCTATCTTTTAATCTTTTTGCTCTTGAAAACCCACAAGCTGATTTTATGCAAAAA
The Aliarcobacter faecis genome window above contains:
- a CDS encoding YggT family protein, whose amino-acid sequence is MIDALFSSILTVFFSIIFLYKWVVIISAILSWVRPDPYNPIVQMLYRLTEPVYARIRRVIPTTFGGMDLAPLILIFALIFLETFLQKILM